Proteins co-encoded in one Salvia splendens isolate huo1 chromosome 4, SspV2, whole genome shotgun sequence genomic window:
- the LOC121798333 gene encoding E3 ubiquitin-protein ligase SINAT5-like, which produces MAALEIDSVGCVSSIDGNEDEEIVSHTKQHALPHQYSSKPHGTVAVGLVPTSVHELLECPVCTNSMYPPIHQCPNGHTLCSTCKSRVHNRCPTCRQELGDIRCLALEKVAESLELPCKFFSLGCAEIFPYYSKLKHEAVCNFRPHNCPYAGSECSVTGDIPCLVAHLRDDHKVDMHTGSTFNHRYVKSNPREVENATWMLTVFNCFGQYFCLHFEAFQLGMAPVYMAFLRFMGDETEARNYSYSLEVGANGRKLIWEGTPRSIRCSHRKVRDSHDGLIIQRNMALFFSGGDKKELKLRVTGRIWKEQQNPDAGVCIPNLSI; this is translated from the exons ATGGCTGCATTGGAAATCGATAGCGTGGGGTGTGTTTCTTCAATAGATGGAAATGAAGACGAAGAGATAGTTTCTCACACCAAGCAACATGCTCTTCCACATCAGTATTCTTCCAAGCCTCATGGCACGGTCGCTGTTGGACTGGTGCCTACTAGCGTCCATGAGTTACTCGAGTGCCCTGTTTGTACTAATTCCATGTACCCACCCATCCATCAG TGTCCCAATGGGCACACACTCTGTTCAACTTGCAAGTCAAGGGTGCATAATCGCTGCCCTACTTGCAGGCAAGAGCTCGGTGATATCAGGTGTTTAGCACTAGAGAAAGTCGCGGAGTCACTAGAGCTTCCCTGCAAGTTCTTCTCACTGGGATGTGCTGAAATATTCCCGTATTACAGCAAACTCAAGCACGAAGCAGTTTGCAACTTCAGACCACATAATTGTCCATATGCTGGATCAGAGTGCTCGGTCACAGGAGACATTCCTTGCCTGGTTGCACATTTGAGAGACGACCACAAAGTGGACATGCACACAGGGTCTACCTTCAATCACCGCTATGTTAAGTCAAACCCACGTGAAGTAGAAAACGCAACATGGATGTTAACG GTATTCAATTGTTTTGGGCAATATTTCTGCCTCCACTTTGAAGCGTTCCAACTGGGAATGGCGCCCGTGTATATGGCATTTCTACGTTTCATGGGTGATGAAACTGAAGCGCGCAACTACAGCTATAGTTTAGAGGTCGGAGCAAACGGGAGGAAGCTGATATGGGAGGGGACGCCACGCAGCATTCGCTGTAGCCACCGCAAGGTGAGGGATAGTCACGACGGTCTGATCATCCAACGGAACATGGCCCTGTTTTTCTCAGGAGGAGACAAGAAGGAGCTTAAGCTTAGAGTAACCGGAAGAATCTGGAAGGAACAGCAGAACCCGGACGCTGGAGTCTGCATACCAAATCTTTCTATCTAA
- the LOC121798330 gene encoding probable pectinesterase/pectinesterase inhibitor 61: MDYGRLGKAEPGGASTRIQFQPSHLPSKPKLSKLRLLLIVAATLMVVAAASAAVALVIQHKTNSKLQNRRPSQAMSRACSRTLYPSLCLNSLIDFPGALDADDKDLVHISLNLTLQKVGRSLYVSSEITNLAMDPHIRSAYDDCLELLDHSIDLLSRSITSAAEPAGSTQDVLTWLSAALTNQDTCKEGFDELDGDVKNQMSERIKDLSELVSNSLAIYSAAGGDDGFSDIPIQNRRRRLLRDDERFPVWMSRRERLLLDMPASAINADITVSKSGNGTVKTIAEAIKKAPEHSSRRFIIYVRAGRYEENNLKVGRKKTNIMFIGDGKGKTVITGGKSVQDKLTTFHTASFAATGSGFIARDITFENYAGASKHQAVALRMGADHAVVYHCSIIGYQDTLYTHSQRQFYRECDIYGTVDFIFGNAAVVFQKCNIQARKPMPQQKVTITAQNRKDPNQNTGISIHDCRITAEPALESSKGQYPTYLGRPWKLYSRTVYMLSYLGDHVHPKGWLEWNGDFALDTLYYGEYINSGPGAGLGQRVKWPGYRVITSEEEAGKFTVAKFIYGSSWLPATGVAFVAGLSS; the protein is encoded by the exons atGGATTATGGCAGGCTCGGGAAAGCCGAGCCAGGTGGCGCCTCCACCCGCATCCAATTCCAACCCTCCCACCTCCCCTCTAAACCAAAACTTTCCAAACTCCGCCTTCTCCTCATCGTCGCCGCCACACTAATGGtggtcgccgccgcctccgccgccgtgGCGCTCGTCATACAACACAAAACCAACTCCAAACTGCAGAATCGGCGCCCGTCTCAGGCCATGTCGAGAGCATGCAGCCGCACGCTCTACCCTTCTCTCTGCCTCAATTCGCTCATCGACTTCCCCGGCGCCCTCGACGCCGACGACAAAGACCTCGTCCACATTTCCCTCAACCTCACTCTCCAAAAAGTCGGCCGATCGCTCTACGTCTCCTCCGAGATCACCAACCTCGCCATGGATCCTCACATTAG GTCTGCATACGACGACTGCTTAGAGCTCCTTGACCACTCAATCGATCTCCTCTCCCGCTCAATCACCTCCGCCGCCGAGCCGGCCGGGTCCACTCAGGACGTGTTGACCTGGCTCAGCGCCGCTTTAACCAATCAGGACACCTGCAAGGAAGGATTCGATGAGCTCGACGGCGACGTCAAGAATCAAATGTCGGAGAGGATAAAGGATTTATCGGAGCTCGTGAGCAATTCTCTCGCGATATACTCCGCCGCGGGAGGCGACGACGGTTTCTCCGATATTCCGATTCAGAATCGGCGGCGGCGATTGCTGCGCGACGACGAGCGCTTCCCGGTGTGGATGTCGCGGAGGGAGCGCTTGCTGCTGGATATGCCGGCGTCGGCGATTAATGCGGATATAACCGTGTCAAAGAGCGGCAACGGAACGGTGAAGACGATCGCGGAGGCGATCAAGAAGGCGCCGGAGCACAGCAGCCGGCGGTTTATCATCTACGTGAGGGCAGGAAG GTATGAGGAGAATAACTTAAAGGTGGGAAGAAAAAAGACGAATATAATGTTTATCGGTGATGGGAAGGGCAAGACGGTCATTACAGGCGGGAAAAGCGTACAAGACAAGTTGACGACATTCCACACCGCATCCTTTG CTGCAACCGGGTCCGGGTTCATAGCAAGAGACATAACATTCGAGAACTACGCGGGGGCAAGCAAGCACCAAGCAGTGGCCCTGCGCATGGGGGCAGACCACGCGGTGGTGTACCACTGCAGCATCATCGGGTACCAAGACACCCTCTATACACACTCCCAGCGCCAGTTCTACCGCGAGTGCGACATCTATGGGACCGTGGACTTCATCTTCGGCAACGCGGCCGTGGTGTTCCAGAAGTGCAATATCCAGGCGCGGAAGCCGATGCCGCAGCAGAAGGTCACGATCACCGCGCAAAACCGCAAGGACCCAAACCAGAACACGGGCATCTCCATCCACGACTGCCGCATCACGGCCGAGCCCGCCCTCGAGTCATCCAAGGGTCAGTACCCGACCTACTTGGGCCGGCCGTGGAAGCTCTACTCGAGGACTGTTTACATGCTCTCTTACTTGGGCGATCACGTTCATCCCAAGGGCTGGCTCGAGTGGAATGGGGATTTTGCACTCGACACATTGTATTATGGGGAGTACATCAACTCTGGGCCGGGGGCTGGGTTAGGGCAGCGCGTGAAGTGGCCGGGATATCGTGTCATTACATCAGAAGAGGAGGCCGGGAAGTTCACTGTAGCCAAGTTCATCTATGGCTCGTCGTGGCTCCCGGCCACTGGTGTCGCTTTCGTTGCCGGCCTCTCCTCTTGA